The Anastrepha ludens isolate Willacy chromosome 2, idAnaLude1.1, whole genome shotgun sequence DNA window ttatgttatgttgtgttatgttgtgttatgttgtgttatgttatgttatgttatgttatgttaaagtatattatgttatgttaatgttaactcattctctatatccatacaaaatatctatcaaacaaataaaattaaaattttcttttgaaaaatgcaaccattcaatcagtattttcttatgacgttatcacgttaaactatcgtcagtaaaccggctttacagacaacctcttttttcattgtattttgGGTCAAGTGATTTTTAtatgggtaaggctttctcaagtgggccacaaaattaccaaagcgaatattttgcgatgaaattcagccaggaATGATttctatcatccagaagcacactcagaaaattttgttgtaaaattccaaatagtttttcttttattaactatcgaagttttttgcagcgcttgaataattatcacatttctcgtaaagtaagtatccgattacaacgatttttcaacagCAGAttgataaaggatgatattttccaaataccttatttttgttccgaaacttgatgttttgttgttgtaaataattttttttaataaacaattaaaaatttaactaatttctgcgcctctgggatgaaaaatttttaaggatatttacgtaataaacatctgtgcacttatgtatgaaagaaaatgcgtgcaattcgaaaaggattaattacaattaatttttttgtgccagggTGCGCGCTCCGACCGTGTTTCGGACAcgtctcaacgcgatatgcttccggaagatcagttttgccgacATTGTCATTTGTCTCCTAGTCTCCTTCCGACTGCTGTGGTGATGTGTTATACTGGTGGGGATTTCGATGATAATAAAAACTGTGATATTATGTAAATCACGTACGTTAATGTGTTCAAAACTAAGTATAGACTAATAAAATGCCACAAGCAAATCGTTGTTGTAACCCTTTCGGAAAACAAAACCATTGCCGTGTTTACACAAATCTAGTCCGAATAAGTGacaaaaatgcgaaatttaGTGAAATAGCTGGACAATTTGTGTGCCTTTCTTGCAGGACATCTTTATACCAAGGAAAAGTTCACGTCTCCCCTATTGTATGTTCCACATACTTGTAAAATACCGTTTTAAGTGtacttataattataaatgCATCATTTACAGGTTGGCCTAACTTTCAAAAATGATCCTCCGAATCCCATTGAAAATTTCCCTGACGAAATTATTACTACTGAAGATAATGAACAAGAAGATCCTAATTTCACTTGGGCTGTTgataacgaaataaaaattgataatatcAAAATTTACTAGAAAAATTTGGCGTGAGCCCGGTAAAAATTCGGCGAGCCTCTTGTccaacaaacaaagaaaaagtaaaattagcTGCGAGCTGAGTTGACTGTAGTGTGCGTCTTTCTTGAAATTCTGAAATCGGAGGATTTGACAAAAACCTTGAAGAATTGCTGGTATTGCTTAATAGCCTTGATTTCTCCGAAAATTACGCATGCCGTGTTCAAAATTCTGTGCAATCAGAATACTGGAACACAACGCAGGCAACAATACATCCTTACGTTGGGCATTATAAAGAAAACGGCGTAGAACAGCATAAGAATTTTGTGATAATTTCTGAAGCATTGGAACATGACAGTTCCGCAGTCAATTTGTTCAATTCTAAATTGACTCAATATTTGATTAAACAGTTTGGTAAACGAAATGTGaagaaaatctattatttttccgaCGGGGCGGCCTCACAGTACAAAAAcaagtacaattttataaatttactatttcaTAAAAAGGATTTTGGCATCGATGCCGAGTGGCACTTTTTTCCCCCTGCACATGGGAAAGGTGCCTGCAAGCTTGCGATATAAAATCCCGGTGAAAATTACTGGACCGAAACAGTTGTGTGATTGGGCAAAAGTCAAttctaagaaaattaattttgattactGTAATAAACAAGAACATGAAAATCACTCTAGTAAGTTGAAAAAGCGCTATTCCAAagcgcaaactttgaaaaatacgaGGCAGTTccattattttattccaaaagataaaaattccatcgagtgcaaaatattttcagcccacgatcaatctaaaattatacccattatgtaaaaacaaactacatgaaaagtgtaaaaagcgtgaatgattttcattttttctcgaaataacaaatgaatatgcgatatctgtataactttctatatctgtttcactttttGTGTCCGTTCATGAATTGTTGTTCTTTTTCAGCGCGAAATTTTAAGGGCATTTGCTGACTGAACTTACAATGTATAGATCTGATATGTAAACAGAAACGTTAGCAATAAAgaagtatatattatatgaaacCTTGCATGACAGCTTATACATTCctttgaatacatttgatttaattatcatTACGCATTTCCGCGTCAGTCAAAGCGCAAATTCTGTCAAACGTAAATTATCTATATGGCCaatctttaaaaataagtaaacaccAGTAATGGAAAAGTCGGCAAGACTGATCTTCCGGAAGCACATCGCGTTGAGACTTGTCCAAAAcacggtttttcgcaagccgcccgcGAGCCGCCGTTTATGTGTTCGTGCGCGTCCGCGTAAGTCTGAGCGCGCAtcctggcacaaaaaaattaattgtaattaatccttttcgaattgcacgcattttgtttcatacataaatgcacagatgtttattacgtaaatatccttaaaaatttcccagaggcgcagaaattagttaaatttttaattgtttattaaaaaaaattatttacaacaacaaaacatcaagtttcggaacaaaaataacgtatttggaaaatatcatcctttatcaatctgcagttgaaaaatcgttgtaatcggatacttactttacgagaaatgtgataattattcaagcgctgcaaaaaacttcgatagttaataaaagaaaaactatttggaattttacaacaaaattttctgagtgttcttctggatgatagaactcattcctggctgaatttcatcgcaaaatattcactttggtaattttgtggcccacttgagaaagccttacccatatattaatttttgtaaagaaaaattaaaagaattttttttataaagtttaagtactaataaacaattttttttatatttatttctattgttatcccttctaaaaacagtttttcttttagcacatttttggcgctgccctaaatatgtaaccccttaagccaTTTAAGTCTGAAAAATTAGCAGCCTCAACAAACCTATAAGTTGCATTCAGCTTTATCTGTTCAATGCCAACAAACATTTATACCTAGGCGCAACTAATCATTAGTACTTTAGAAAATTATCGAAGCTGCGCAAACTTGTGTAAGTGAAAGTGACGCAATTCAGATTTGATAagtgaaatattaaacaaacaaaaacattgaTAAGTGCGGcaccaaaatatgaaaaaacaaaaaatatatacagccAGACGCTGTACGAGCGTCGCGGGTCAAGATACTGTCGAGATACTCAAATCCACTTACGTTCTCTACTCTTTCGAGCTGTGCGTTCATGCTTACTTTTATTCGCATAGATTtggtcttaaaaaaaaaactcgaactTGAAAGATTCAGTGCTTAATTATTCCATATTTCTGCGATTGTATTTTAAGAAgcgcaattttgaaaattgtaaatatttgcaaaatattatatatttacataaattattaGCGATCAACATGCGCTAATGATTCCAGCAAATTTGTACACaaaagcaaatacatacatacatatgtacatatcataCAACAATTTGCACGTGTTGAAAAGCCCTCACTTTTATGCTCTCTGTCACTGCTCTGCTCTCTGCATACTACCAATAAACAAACTGTTTGCGCTACGTGTCTCATTTGAGTTGCtcctacatacaaatatatgaagtatatttaaattattacaataaaaacgaACACCATAAAATAGTTGGAAATACCAAACAAGCTTTCGTTTATTAAACTTCTTTGTTATCAGTGAAATTTGAGCTCACAAGCAAATTCCGATCGCCGCTGGAGCTAAACAAAACTGAAAGATGTCAACTGAAATGcaaacttatatacatacatagtttatatatatttaaaagcaaacataattatacgaggtgtgttcaaaaagtatcgcgaattttgaattttcgcaggttacgtatattcgaatttcgatttttttgtggcgatatgttggtactcatgtctctcactcatgccgacgagttcggccattttgaatgttcagttaattgttgacaactgctttgcttgcacgtgtttcggctcgtcttcgatttttaccttttcaaaaagatggatcaaagaacctgtataaaattttgtgtgaaaaacgaaattaagtgcgcgaatgcattccgaatgttaactgtgtcatacggagaagctactttggaccaaatcaACGTTTTTCGGTGGTGCAAGatattctcagaaggccgagaagatgtgaacgacgaaaagcgtgccggacacccgagcacttcaacaatagGCGAAAAAATtggtgaagtgaagaaaatggtattggctaatcgtcgaatcaccgttagagaagttgcagAGGACCTAGAcacatcgattggctcgtgccattcgatttttttcaatgatttgggcatgagacggttCGCCGCAAAAACTCGttccaaaactgctcaatttcgaccaaaagcagcaacgcatgaacattgctaatgagatgttggactctgtctgcGACCCAAATttactccagagggtcataactggtgacgaatcgtgggtttatggcccatgaaaggacgacgctacactacgattgacgagataaaggccacatcgaaggaggagctgaacaagataacaaaaatgattttttgaactgcttcgaagattggaaaaaacgttggcacaagtgcataatatcttatGTAGATTACTTTGAAagagacaaaatagatattaacgaataagtaaataagttttgaaaaaacacaaaattcgcgatatgtTTTGAATACACCTCGTATACCTACGTGCGAGTAAAGTGAGAGCTTGACAGAGAGTAGATTTCTAATTAGATTAGTGCAAAAAAGATAATTCTGCACGTCGTGGGCAAGTGAGGGCAGGCCGTAGCAGGAATTACCAGTGTAGCCattggttaaattttttattccgCATTTTAGTCCcgaaaaaattgggaaatgtGATATTCGGCGGCTGCTTATTGCTGGATTGTGGAGCTTTGCTCTTAATACCCACGAACATATTACCAAGAAATCAAAGGTATACAAAGTGCAGCAAataccaggtggcgcaaaattaatcaccctatcggaagatttttattttttgcaaaggGCGTCGTACGTCAAATATATTTGACAGATGTGAAGAACTAGGCAACTGCAGTTGAGCGCTTAAAGTTCAAAATAAGGATTTTcataactcaaaataatttaaatttaattatttaaaaaaaaaaattattcaaaattaaaattgggtgattaattttacaccACCTTCAACCAGGAGCGTTTGTGTATGCCTTCAAAATGGAAAATAGTGTGGGCGGATAATAGTACTGTTCAAGAAAACTGGAATTAATTGAGTCTCCCATTCACGTTTAACCCTAAAGCACACAAGTGAGCCTCTGAGGCTCAAATCTATATCATGACTGCAGTTTCTTcatggcttttaaaaaaaagtctttCATCTTTTTGGTATTCTTCAATATAAGTTCCTTAATTAATTTAGTGTtattagttttcaaaatataaatatatttaatctcaaaaaaaatttttaatataaatgttacacatttacacatatgTGCCTAATGAGCTCCTTCATATTTTTGGGTTATTGTTATGCTatttcaattgcaaaaatttatgtCAATGCAAATTTGGTtcgaataaaaaagaatacGTTGATTGTGTCAGTAACTtgtgtaataatataaaaaaaaaaattcataacggTTGATATAACTACCGTCTGTTTTGATAATCTCTAACGGAATATTGATCATTGTATAGACATTGTTTATGTacgttcgaaaatttttgtatttattttcaataattgctGAGTGGTACAACGTTCGTCATTTCGTTTGGATTATCTTGGTAAgtacaaaattcataattccGAGATTCTCATatcgaaaataattcaaaaaaacatatttttttatagaaaatggcGAAAACTAAACTTAGTGATACACAAATTGCACAGGCTTTAGAAAACTctgttgaagaagaagaagagttcgTTCTTCCTGATTTTTCTTCTGATTCGGAACCAGAATATGTTTTTTCTGCTTCGGAAATTGAAGATGAGTTTTCAGACGATGGCGCTGAAAATATTGAGGACGCAACAGAAAATATGGCAATTTACAAAGGAAAAGATGGAACTATATGGTCGAAAAGTCCCCCACCAACCTCGAAAATTCGATCTTCCAACAAAATAAAAGGCAAAGTTGATAAGGTTTTATTGCCTCCAGGgaaaactttggaaaatataCTTGATTGCTTCAGACTGTTCATTTCCAATGAAGTTTGTGCACAAATAATCCAATACACTAATCAAGAAGCGGAAAGGGTATATGCTAATCAGTCGATAAAATGGAGAGCACTAGACAATGATGAGTTATTATCTTTCTTCGGTGAGTTATtatcaattttcaaagcaagtaTGTCAAGTCGCAGATTTGGGGAATTATTGCGTTTTATACGTTTCGATGACAAATTGACCAGATCCTCACGACGACTAGGGGATACGTTGGCCCCTATTCGAAATATTTGGGATATGGTTAATCACAATTTAGGTAAATATTATATGCCAAGTGAATATTTAGTTGTCGATGAACAACTCATGCCATGTCGAAGCCGCTGTTGCTTTATTCAGTATCTTCCTTCTAAGCCTGACAAATACGGCATACAAATTTGGTGGCTGTGTGACAGCAAAAACGCATATCCTCTTCGAGGAATTCCTTATACAGGAAAAGAAGGAAATACGAGAAGTGTTGGCCTTGCTAAAAATGTCGTTGAACGACTTTGTGAACCCTATTACGGGACAAACCGAAATATAACAATGGATAACTATTTCACAAGTAAAGAATTAGCAGAAAACCTTCTTGGTAAAGGACTCACTATCGTTGGaactttgagaaaaaataaggcTTGCATCCCGCCTGAATTTTTGCCCAACAGAAAAAGAGCAGTTTCATCTACAATATTTggctttcagaaaaatataactATTGCTTCACATGTTCCAAAAGTCGGCAAGGcagttatttttttgtcaacaaTGCATCACAcatgcaatattttgaaaaacggtgaaacaaatatttcagaaataaatatgttttataatgAAACCAAGGGTGGTGTTGATACATTCGACCAACTTGTACATGAATACATGACAAAACGCAAAACGAACCGTTGGCctcttgcattttttatgaatatgttGGATGCAGCAGGAATTGCAGCATACATTATATggacaaaacaaaattctttatggAACAGCGGAAAGTCTAACCGTCGACACCTTTTTCTCAGAGAACTTTGTGAGCAGTTAGTGGTACCTATGATATTGAAAAGGCAGAAAAAACCACACATGAGAATGGAGACACAAAGCGCAATTTCagatattttgcaaattcgCAACGATGTATTGCCTGTAAGTAGCAatgacaacaataataaaagaaaacgttGCTATATTTGCCCTTCAAAAAAAGCAAGAATGCAAAAGCAatgttgtaaaatttgtaacaaaaacgTCTGTAATGAGCATTCTCAAACAaccaaaatttgccaaaattgcgaaaacaataaatgaattaaatatgtaatgaataaaaatttgtcaatttatgttttttttttcatgaaataaagatttgagttataaaaataccatttcatcaatatatttactttttcttatatatgAGCCTCAGAGGCTCATTTGTGTGAATTtgtcatttttcaaattgtgtgCTTTAGGGTTAAGCCGAATTGGCGGAAAGTAAAGCATAAGCTGAATGCCTCCGAGCCAAGAGTGATTTAAAATAGCATCATCTTCAGATTTTCAGCTGATCAAGCTATTCTAAAGGCGCTCTACTCTAATTCAAATAACTCAAAAGTTTTTCTTACCGGTAAGGTTAAGTTTTTCGCTTTTCACAGGCAATAGGTTAGTAGACGAGCTTGCAAATAAGGGCACTTCCATTTCATTATCGCCACCCTGCAAATTATAAGGTCGGTCAACTCCTAACTCGCCACCACCTGGAACCCGCTGCAGGTGCTGAGGCGGGAATGGAAGGGCTGCTAGCAAGTTGCATCATTACTGGGAGACATGCTTTAAGCCTGAGATACATACGATAAAACGACTTCTCCAGAAAAGAATGCAAAAATGAAGAAGAGTCAGAACCTACTATGCGATTGCCACACACTCTGAAGACTCACAAGAATACCAAAATTCATGGACTCTGAATTCTTTAAGAAACTCAGCAATATACCGAAATTAAAGATATGGTAGTTGCCCAGATGTACTCACGATTAATAGTGAGCTTTAAGACTCATCTACATATCGAAGACGATATAGATATTCTAGAACGcactaaaaatatgttaacGCAGCCGctaaatctttattcgctgcatttTGTCTATGTAGCCATtaagctcatgcagctcattgttccatcgcctacgatattcgccctcaccaacgtgcaaaggtccgtaAATCTTAcacataatctttctctcaaacatttcAAGGGACGCCTAatcgaatgttgtcatcttCTGCGGTATATggtaggacgggcatgatgagagccttatagagtgttagcgTTGTTCAGCTTAGAAAAGTCAAAGCTAACAGCTCAATTGTTAAGGCTGATAATGACAATATCGTGGGTATACGTCAGCAATTGTACACTCTTATAATAAATGGTGCCTGACCGACTAAGTTGTGCAGCTCGCACTATATTTTCCAGGATCAGGCTAAAGAAGCCTCACgccagcgagtcaccctgtctgaaaccttgtttgctatcaaatggctcggagaggcccTTCCCAATTCTAACGGCTCTGCTATGCAGATTCATAGGTTTCTTCCAAGACttaatgtattttaaatatctGGTTACATGTTGCTTTTTAGGTCGAATGCCGCCAGGCGGCAGCCGTAGTCAattggtttggtgcgtgactgctatTCGGAAGttcacaggttcgaatctctgtgcatgaaacaccagaatgacaagtaaagttttttttaatagcggtcacccttcggcagacaatggcaaatcttcgagtgtatttctcccaagaaaaagctcctcataaaaaatatctgtcattcagagttggtttaaaactgtctctccatttatggaacagcatgaagacgcacaccaccatAGGGGGGAAGAGCTGGGTTAAGCATCCAAGGGTAAGATAAGATCCACTCAACTGGTTGATGGTGGGTTTCTGTCTTTCGCAAAATATATTCGAACCTTGTTTCCGATACTTAAGAGACTAACTCCGCGGTAGTCGGCACGGATTGCAAGATCTCCTATCTTATGGATTCCAATGGACAGGCAAATATTCATCCGactatattttgcataggaggaGTTTCGGCGACCCCTCGTAAATTGACTGCTTAATTGGGGTATTTTACCCTCTAATTGCACTTTTCAACATCCTTTAATTATAGCTGTTTTTAGAACCCGCCAAAAATGTCCATTTAGCTAGGAGTTAGGGGGttaaattctatttttgaaGTCCGGCgacagaaattttatttgaagtcgTGTTATACCTGATATTTTCGATCAATTAATTACATTTTcgaccaaaattttaaaactctaACCTTCGTACCAAAAGTCCGACTATCTGGACTAGTACTGCCTTGGGCGAAGTTGGTTTGAGATACATCCTTCATCAAGATTATTGTAATTATTGCATTTGTTCGTTTTGATTAAcacttttgtaaatttttttagactAAGCCGTTAGTTCAGAGTTCAAAGAGGAGTCAGTGGCAAAATAGCCTAAGATTCAAAATAGAACttgtatttttatcaatttGTAATGATTACTCAATTAATTTACTAAATTGGCAATAAAGGGTTAACGCATCGCAAAACTAATGAGCTCAACGCGAGTGCAACTTCAACTACTAAAGCAAGAATTTTGTCTAAACGAGAAAGAACTCAAAATTCCCTGTTATCAGTACATAAAGAAAAATCAACCACCTCTCTTTAATTTCGATCAACACGGCAACATTCCATATCGCCTATTGTGTTTGTGACACTTTGAGGAAATACTGCTTTCGTTGACTCAGTTCACACTCACTTGACGATTTCTGCTTGTTTACTTTAATGATTACTCATTCCGGTTTGCGCTCTTTGATTTGGTGTTCTAACAAAAAGCGTTGCACTTTCAGTCTACTTGGGAGTTGATCGCACTCAGCGCACGCCGATAGCAGACATACGAGTATCGTCTTGGAAGCGTTCACCTCGCATTGCATAGCGCTTTCTTTTCTTTACAAGTTTTGCTTTTAAGCTTTGCAGTTCCGTCGATTAAGTGTGAAAATGGGTGATAAAAATTTGGAAGTCTTTGCTTGTTATTCGCTTGCTTTTGCGGTGGGCTTTATAATGCTGACGGTAGATTTTATCAACGCTTTGTCCAGCTACTTAATCAAATTTGTGCCACTCGGACCGGAACGCAGAAATATATTCCTACAAGACTTTGGTGGCGGTGGTAATGC harbors:
- the LOC128871583 gene encoding piggyBac transposable element-derived protein 4-like, giving the protein MYVRKFLYLFSIIAEWYNVRHFVWIILKMAKTKLSDTQIAQALENSVEEEEEFVLPDFSSDSEPEYVFSASEIEDEFSDDGAENIEDATENMAIYKGKDGTIWSKSPPPTSKIRSSNKIKGKVDKVLLPPGKTLENILDCFRLFISNEVCAQIIQYTNQEAERVYANQSIKWRALDNDELLSFFGELLSIFKASMSSRRFGELLRFIRFDDKLTRSSRRLGDTLAPIRNIWDMVNHNLGKYYMPSEYLVVDEQLMPCRSRCCFIQYLPSKPDKYGIQIWWLCDSKNAYPLRGIPYTGKEGNTRSVGLAKNVVERLCEPYYGTNRNITMDNYFTSKELAENLLGKGLTIVGTLRKNKACIPPEFLPNRKRAVSSTIFGFQKNITIASHVPKVGKAVIFLSTMHHTCNILKNGETNISEINMFYNETKGGVDTFDQLVHEYMTKRKTNRWPLAFFMNMLDAAGIAAYIIWTKQNSLWNSGKSNRRHLFLRELCEQLVVPMILKRQKKPHMRMETQSAISDILQIRNDVLPVSSNDNNNKRKRCYICPSKKARMQKQCCKICNKNVCNEHSQTTKICQNCENNK